CTGCCCATCGGTCGGCTACGTACCGTGCGCTCCGGGTGGCGGCTGCTCCGCCTTCGTGGCGGCGTCCGACCTGGCCGGCGGGGGCCGCAGGTGCCCCGGTCCGATGCCGCAGCGAGCCTCCCATGTCGAATGACGCAGGTCATGCCGGGCAGACCCCACATCTACGTCAGACGACGTATGCAAGCCGACCCGGCGAATTCCTATCCTTCTCAGCGATTGACGGGGTTAAGAGCTGCGGTGACCTGGCGCGTGGCGGCCCTGCTTGTGGAAGGACGTGTCATGACGACCGGGCGCGAACACTCCGAGTCCACCAGGCGGCGAACCTTACTGAAAGGGGCGGTGGTCGCTGCTGTGCCTGCGGCGACGGGGCTGCTCGGTGGAAGTCTGGCGTACTCCGGCAGCGCGAGTGCGGCGGACACGCTGCCGGAGTACGCGCCGGTGCCCGCATCCTCGATCGGGCCGGCGCTGAACGCCGCCGGGTACCACGTCGGCCGGATCCGGGGAAACCTCTACTGGGTGACCGACGCCTATTACCAGGCGATGTTCCTGACCACCCGGGAAGGCGTCGTGCTCGTCGACGCACCGCCCACGATCGGACACAACCTGCTGCGGGCCATCGACGACGTCACCCAGGCCAACGACATGCCCAGCAAGGTCACGCACCTGGTCTACTCCCACTCGCACGCCGACCACATCGGCGCCTCGGCCATCCTGGGCAAGGACGTGGTACGCATCGGGCATACGGAGACCCGCCGACTGCTCCTTCTCGACCGGGACCCCAACAGGCCGGTGCCGACGGAAACGTTCGACCACCGATACGTTCTGAAGGTGGGCGGCGAGCGGCTGGAACTCGCCCACCACGGCCCGAACCACTCGCCCGACAACATCTTCGTCTACGCACCCGCGCAGCGGACCCTCATGGTCGTGGACGTGCTCTACCCGGGATGGGTGCCGTTCAAGAACCTCGCCGTCTCCCAGGACATCCCCGCCTGGGTGAAGGCGCACGACGTGGCGATGGAGTACCCGTGGCAGACCCTGGTCGGCGGCCACCT
The Micromonospora pisi DNA segment above includes these coding regions:
- a CDS encoding MBL fold metallo-hydrolase, coding for MPAATGLLGGSLAYSGSASAADTLPEYAPVPASSIGPALNAAGYHVGRIRGNLYWVTDAYYQAMFLTTREGVVLVDAPPTIGHNLLRAIDDVTQANDMPSKVTHLVYSHSHADHIGASAILGKDVVRIGHTETRRLLLLDRDPNRPVPTETFDHRYVLKVGGERLELAHHGPNHSPDNIFVYAPAQRTLMVVDVLYPGWVPFKNLAVSQDIPAWVKAHDVAMEYPWQTLVGGHLGRLGVRADGDIQRQYMADLDAAVRNASATLDPTPYFHKYGPSGNSWAIFKTYLDAVARQAAEPVVAKYTGTLAAADVFTVDNAFALLESQRIDGGLLGPFGVHP